A section of the Roseivirga sp. BDSF3-8 genome encodes:
- a CDS encoding tetratricopeptide repeat protein translates to MRIRILYIILGLVVISSCERNHSRYQLHEAPEFDESYHSVSLEKVNRNIEQNSDNPENYYRKAIILNELGRNENALINLRKAISLKADEPVYHYMAARENLRIGDVDEAESFASEAERLGEQSGGLFYLLSEVHRLKENYIKAADYINKAMKKEPENPAYLCSRGYILLSLEDTLAAEQDFLSSLNIKEDPGTYSGLIDIYLNRNDLEKTAFYLEKQLVLRPDNLEANLQMASLLKAMDYPDSAASLLGHLTKRFSEDYRPKVEIADYLMEKRQYDSALYYVDDVLASNARNTYALLQKARILNTARRYGESVASYTTLLDVDSTNEIASSELADLRRKIAYLQQLERRRRNTLPTLEKKDSDTDDKNN, encoded by the coding sequence ATGAGGATAAGAATCTTATATATTATCTTAGGTTTAGTGGTGATTTCGTCTTGTGAACGAAACCATAGCCGTTACCAGCTACATGAAGCCCCCGAGTTTGATGAGAGCTATCACTCTGTAAGCCTTGAAAAGGTTAACAGAAACATTGAACAAAATTCTGACAACCCGGAAAACTACTATCGTAAGGCCATAATTCTTAACGAGCTCGGCCGCAATGAAAATGCACTGATAAACTTGCGGAAGGCAATCTCCCTTAAGGCTGATGAACCGGTATATCACTACATGGCTGCGAGGGAAAACCTGAGGATAGGCGATGTGGATGAAGCGGAGTCTTTTGCTTCTGAGGCAGAGAGGCTGGGAGAGCAGTCCGGCGGACTGTTCTACCTGCTTTCAGAAGTTCACAGACTCAAGGAAAATTATATTAAAGCGGCCGATTATATTAACAAGGCGATGAAAAAAGAGCCGGAGAATCCGGCTTACCTTTGTTCCAGGGGGTATATACTGCTTTCGCTGGAAGACACATTAGCTGCAGAGCAGGACTTTTTAAGCAGCCTGAATATCAAAGAAGACCCCGGAACATACTCAGGGCTTATTGATATTTACCTTAATCGCAATGATCTTGAGAAAACGGCTTTTTATCTGGAAAAGCAACTCGTGCTTAGGCCGGATAATCTGGAGGCTAACCTGCAGATGGCCTCTTTGTTAAAAGCTATGGATTACCCCGATAGTGCGGCTTCTTTATTAGGCCATTTAACAAAGCGGTTTTCTGAAGACTACCGTCCGAAGGTCGAAATAGCTGATTACCTTATGGAGAAAAGGCAGTATGATTCGGCGTTGTATTATGTGGATGATGTGCTAGCCTCCAATGCCCGTAATACCTATGCCCTTCTGCAGAAAGCAAGGATACTTAATACCGCAAGGCGCTATGGTGAGTCAGTAGCTTCTTATACCACTTTGCTGGATGTGGACAGTACTAATGAAATCGCGAGTAGTGAACTGGCGGACCTACGAAGAAAAATTGCATATTTGCAGCAACTCGAAAGGCGCAGGCGAAATACACTGCCCACTTTGGAAAAAAAAGATTCTGATACAGACGATAAGAATAACTAG